Proteins from one Paenibacillus amylolyticus genomic window:
- the phnC gene encoding phosphonate ABC transporter ATP-binding protein — MIELHNVTKTYANGTKGLNNINLKFKQGEFIAVVGLSGAGKSTLLRSINRLHDISEGEILINGSSITKAQGRRLRMIRRDIGMIFQSFNLVKRSSVLRNVLAGRVGYHSTMRTILGRFPKEDIELAFTALDRVNISEKAYSRADQLSGGQQQRVAIARVLAQEAKIILADEPVASLDPLTTKQVMDDLKRINQELGITTIVNLHFIDLAREYATRIVGLRAGEVVFDGPVEEATDERFAEIYGRPILADELLDKQAVHEQGEVVV, encoded by the coding sequence ATGATTGAGCTTCATAACGTTACCAAAACTTATGCTAACGGCACCAAGGGCCTGAATAATATTAATCTGAAATTTAAGCAGGGTGAATTCATTGCTGTAGTGGGCCTGTCCGGGGCAGGTAAATCAACGCTCCTACGCTCTATTAACCGACTGCACGACATAAGTGAGGGCGAGATTCTGATTAACGGAAGTTCCATTACGAAGGCACAAGGCAGAAGGCTACGGATGATCAGACGTGACATCGGCATGATTTTCCAAAGCTTCAATCTGGTGAAACGGTCCAGTGTACTCCGCAATGTACTTGCTGGACGCGTTGGATACCATTCGACTATGCGTACCATTTTGGGTCGCTTCCCCAAAGAGGATATTGAACTTGCCTTTACGGCGCTGGATCGCGTAAATATCTCGGAGAAAGCCTATTCCCGTGCAGATCAGCTATCCGGTGGACAGCAACAGCGTGTGGCTATTGCCCGTGTACTGGCACAGGAAGCGAAAATCATTCTGGCCGACGAACCGGTTGCGTCACTCGACCCGCTTACAACGAAGCAGGTTATGGATGACCTGAAACGCATCAATCAGGAGCTTGGGATTACCACGATCGTCAATCTTCACTTTATTGATCTGGCGAGAGAGTATGCGACCCGTATTGTCGGATTGCGAGCAGGCGAAGTCGTATTCGACGGTCCGGTGGAAGAGGCAACGGATGAGCGCTTTGCAGAAATATACGGCAGACCGATTCTCGCTGACGAATTGCTGGACAAGCAGGCTGTACATGAGCAGGGAGAAGTTGTGGTATGA
- a CDS encoding phosphate/phosphite/phosphonate ABC transporter substrate-binding protein: protein MKKSALFLPLLILVLFLSACGSGSTTGSANEENASSNASGTATTETEKPAEGYVPTELTVQFVPSQNADTLEAKAKPLEKLLGDKLGIPVKVSVSTDYNTIIEAMASNKVDVGFLPPTAYVLAKEKGAAQVILQAQRFGVNDETGAPTEQLADSYKSMFIVKKDSPIQSIEDLKGKKVAYQNVTSSAGYVWPAGLLLDRGIDPLKDVTPVTLKGHDQGVIAVLNGDVDAAAIFQDARNTVAKDYPTVFEDTRVLAFTEPIPNDTIAVRTDMNADWTAKIKQAFIDIGKDTEGHQIIKEIYTHEGYVESDDSKFEIVRQYGEKVKGE, encoded by the coding sequence TTGAAGAAGTCTGCTTTATTTTTACCATTGTTGATTTTGGTTCTGTTTCTGAGTGCTTGTGGGTCTGGTAGTACAACTGGTTCGGCTAACGAGGAGAATGCGAGTTCCAATGCATCCGGTACGGCGACGACAGAGACAGAGAAGCCTGCTGAAGGTTATGTGCCAACGGAACTGACGGTTCAATTTGTTCCTTCCCAGAATGCAGACACGCTTGAAGCCAAGGCGAAACCGCTCGAGAAATTGCTTGGTGACAAACTGGGCATTCCGGTAAAAGTCAGTGTATCCACGGACTACAACACGATTATTGAAGCAATGGCTTCCAACAAAGTAGACGTAGGTTTCTTGCCTCCGACAGCTTATGTACTGGCAAAAGAAAAAGGCGCTGCACAGGTTATTTTGCAAGCACAACGTTTTGGTGTAAATGATGAGACAGGTGCTCCAACCGAACAGTTGGCGGATTCCTATAAATCCATGTTTATCGTGAAAAAAGATTCACCGATTCAATCCATTGAAGACCTTAAAGGTAAAAAAGTCGCTTACCAAAACGTAACGTCTTCCGCAGGTTATGTATGGCCAGCAGGTCTGTTGCTCGACAGAGGCATTGATCCATTAAAAGATGTAACACCTGTAACGTTGAAAGGTCATGACCAGGGTGTGATCGCTGTATTGAACGGCGACGTTGATGCAGCAGCGATTTTCCAAGATGCCCGCAACACGGTAGCTAAAGACTATCCGACTGTATTTGAAGATACACGTGTACTGGCGTTCACTGAGCCTATTCCTAACGATACCATTGCCGTTCGTACAGACATGAATGCCGATTGGACTGCGAAGATCAAACAAGCCTTCATCGATATCGGCAAAGATACCGAAGGTCACCAGATCATCAAAGAAATCTATACGCATGAAGGTTATGTAGAGTCCGATGATAGCAAGTTCGAGATCGTTCGTCAGTATGGCGAAAAAGTGAAAGGTGAATAA
- a CDS encoding bifunctional UDP-sugar hydrolase/5'-nucleotidase, with protein sequence MTFINRTAHLDILFTSDLHGAIRPIHYNTNAYRPAGLALLASLIRQERERSPELMLVDNGDLLQGSPLASYAASQISNSAGHPFITVLNELGYDAAVMGNHEFNYGQDLLRQAVEASNFPWLSANIVKNEHTRTNGLEASTHLPTGAALPAFGPPYLIKTLSSGVRIALLGATTHYIPHWEHPKNIKGLQFLDALETIRTWVNHIREHEQPDVMVVSYHGGFESDLETGEPAERLTGENQGYAICRDIDGIDVLLTGHQHRQLTATIHGVTVIQPGFSGNGAGHVSVQLEQSSDGKWQITDKKAQLLLLDEQHGVEPDATIMKLTDELEAEAQAWLDQPIGEVAGDLSITNATALRLKAHPFIAFVHQVQMEATGAQLSNTAMLSEEARGFGSHITVRDVLSNFIYPNTLTVLELSGQDIRDALEQTARYFEVNASGEVAVNPAYMEPKPQHYNYDMWAGIEYELDVSQPVGSRVVKLQREGKPVDMDGMYSVVMNSYRAAGGGDYAMYPGKKVLHEGATDMAALVEDYIRRHQPLTVEQANNWRVVGS encoded by the coding sequence ATGACATTCATAAACCGTACGGCACACCTCGACATCCTGTTCACCAGTGATCTGCACGGGGCCATCCGACCCATTCATTACAATACCAATGCATACCGCCCGGCAGGACTCGCCCTGCTTGCTTCCCTGATTCGTCAGGAACGCGAACGTTCACCTGAACTGATGCTGGTGGATAACGGAGATTTATTGCAAGGTTCGCCCTTGGCCTCATACGCCGCTTCACAGATTTCCAACAGCGCGGGACATCCCTTCATCACGGTACTGAATGAACTCGGCTATGATGCTGCGGTGATGGGTAATCACGAGTTCAACTATGGTCAGGATCTGCTGCGCCAAGCCGTTGAAGCTTCCAACTTCCCATGGCTGTCAGCCAACATTGTGAAGAATGAGCACACAAGAACCAATGGATTAGAAGCTTCGACACATCTTCCAACAGGTGCAGCTCTGCCAGCCTTCGGCCCTCCCTATCTAATCAAGACTCTTTCCTCCGGTGTGCGAATTGCACTCCTTGGTGCAACCACGCACTACATTCCGCATTGGGAGCATCCCAAAAATATCAAGGGCTTGCAGTTCCTTGATGCTTTGGAGACCATTCGTACTTGGGTTAACCATATACGTGAGCATGAACAACCTGATGTAATGGTTGTCAGTTATCACGGCGGATTTGAGAGTGATCTGGAGACAGGCGAGCCTGCCGAACGATTAACTGGAGAAAATCAAGGCTATGCCATCTGCCGGGACATCGACGGCATCGATGTGCTGCTTACCGGACATCAGCATCGTCAGCTTACAGCTACGATTCATGGTGTAACCGTCATTCAGCCAGGATTCAGTGGAAATGGCGCGGGGCACGTCTCCGTTCAGTTGGAACAATCCTCGGACGGGAAATGGCAGATTACAGATAAGAAGGCCCAGTTGTTACTTCTGGATGAACAGCATGGGGTTGAACCTGATGCAACCATCATGAAACTTACGGATGAGCTGGAAGCTGAAGCACAGGCATGGCTTGATCAACCCATTGGCGAGGTGGCTGGGGATTTATCCATTACGAACGCGACGGCTCTGCGACTCAAGGCACATCCATTCATTGCTTTTGTACATCAAGTGCAGATGGAAGCGACTGGAGCGCAGCTCTCCAATACTGCCATGCTAAGTGAAGAAGCAAGAGGATTCGGGAGTCACATCACCGTTCGAGACGTACTATCCAACTTCATCTACCCTAATACACTGACCGTATTGGAACTGAGTGGACAGGATATCCGGGATGCATTGGAACAAACGGCACGTTACTTTGAAGTGAATGCTTCTGGCGAGGTGGCCGTTAATCCAGCTTATATGGAACCCAAACCTCAGCATTATAATTACGATATGTGGGCTGGCATTGAATACGAGCTGGATGTTTCCCAGCCTGTGGGCAGTCGAGTTGTGAAGTTGCAACGTGAGGGCAAACCAGTAGACATGGATGGCATGTACTCTGTAGTCATGAATAGCTACCGCGCTGCTGGCGGCGGGGATTATGCGATGTATCCAGGTAAAAAAGTACTGCACGAAGGCGCAACGGATATGGCCGCACTCGTAGAGGATTACATCCGCAGACATCAACCGTTAACGGTGGAGCAGGCGAATAACTGGCGGGTTGTTGGATCGTAA
- a CDS encoding Gfo/Idh/MocA family oxidoreductase, with protein MLKVGLIGFGFMGRMHFDNYVRLASEGEPVELVAICDLRIEELKHGKAAGNMATEQEVYDLTPYRLYDNIDAMLEQEELDIIDITLPTPLHAELTCSLLEKGYHVLCEKPVARHSTEGWKMAEAAKVSGKTLMIGQCLRFWPAYSYLKSVVEDGRYGAVNAGYFFRGSGLPQEWFLDGKKSGARILDMHIHDADIIHWVFGKPDQVSTLARNVIPGSGYDTVSTNYVYPDGKVLNAQADWTLGETTVSR; from the coding sequence ATGTTAAAAGTGGGATTGATCGGTTTTGGGTTTATGGGACGTATGCATTTTGACAACTATGTACGCCTTGCCTCCGAAGGGGAACCCGTGGAATTGGTAGCCATCTGCGATCTTAGAATAGAGGAACTGAAGCACGGTAAAGCAGCCGGTAACATGGCAACAGAGCAAGAGGTATATGATCTCACACCTTATCGTTTGTACGACAATATCGACGCGATGCTGGAGCAAGAGGAACTGGATATCATTGATATTACGCTGCCCACACCCCTGCATGCTGAACTAACATGTTCCTTGCTGGAGAAAGGTTATCATGTACTGTGCGAGAAACCGGTTGCTCGTCATTCTACGGAAGGCTGGAAGATGGCAGAAGCCGCCAAAGTGAGTGGAAAAACACTAATGATTGGGCAATGTTTACGCTTCTGGCCAGCCTATAGCTATCTGAAATCCGTAGTAGAAGACGGTCGTTATGGAGCGGTCAACGCAGGTTATTTCTTCCGCGGTTCGGGCTTGCCTCAAGAGTGGTTCCTTGATGGGAAGAAAAGCGGGGCTCGCATATTAGATATGCACATCCATGATGCGGATATTATTCACTGGGTGTTTGGCAAACCGGATCAAGTATCCACGCTCGCTCGTAATGTTATTCCGGGAAGCGGCTATGATACCGTGTCTACCAATTATGTGTATCCTGATGGAAAAGTGCTGAATGCCCAAGCCGACTGGACGCTGGGGGAGACTACGGTTTCTCGATGA
- a CDS encoding sugar phosphate isomerase/epimerase family protein: protein MKKGINIWSFPGDASITDCIQTAKQAGFEGIELSLNGEGEVSLSATDQEVRDIQGRLEEAELEIAGLATGLYWDYPMTSASPEIRTKALDVCKKQLELAAAFGVDTILVIPGAVGVDFIPDSEVTDYEVAYERAQEALAHLLPYAKSAGVSIGIENVWNKFLVSPVELRTFIDSFGSEYIGSYLDVGNVVQNGYPEQWIRILGHRIKKVHFKDYRRQAGGLHGFVDLLAGDVNYPAVMHALQAIGYDNYVTAEMIPPYTHHSKQIIFNTSKAMDAILGRSQ from the coding sequence ATGAAAAAAGGGATTAACATATGGTCGTTTCCAGGAGATGCCTCTATTACGGATTGTATTCAGACGGCGAAGCAAGCTGGCTTTGAGGGGATTGAACTATCGCTTAATGGAGAAGGTGAAGTGAGTCTGTCTGCCACAGATCAGGAGGTTCGTGACATTCAGGGACGTCTGGAGGAAGCTGAACTCGAAATCGCGGGACTTGCAACCGGGTTGTACTGGGATTACCCGATGACAAGCGCCAGCCCGGAGATTCGCACGAAAGCACTGGATGTGTGTAAAAAACAGTTGGAGCTTGCCGCGGCATTTGGTGTGGATACCATTTTGGTCATTCCGGGTGCGGTTGGTGTGGATTTCATTCCAGACAGCGAAGTGACGGATTATGAAGTTGCTTATGAACGGGCGCAAGAAGCCCTTGCGCACCTGCTGCCGTATGCGAAAAGTGCAGGCGTATCCATTGGCATTGAGAACGTATGGAACAAGTTTTTGGTATCACCGGTAGAACTGCGTACCTTTATTGATTCTTTTGGCTCAGAATATATAGGTTCGTATTTAGATGTGGGCAATGTCGTGCAAAACGGTTACCCGGAGCAGTGGATTCGCATTCTCGGTCATCGGATCAAAAAGGTGCATTTCAAGGATTACCGCCGTCAAGCGGGAGGACTTCATGGATTTGTGGATCTGCTGGCTGGAGATGTGAATTATCCGGCGGTGATGCACGCATTACAGGCTATTGGTTACGACAACTACGTAACTGCGGAGATGATTCCGCCCTACACACATCATTCGAAGCAGATCATATTTAATACATCCAAAGCGATGGATGCCATTCTTGGGCGTTCTCAGTAA
- a CDS encoding carbohydrate-binding family 9-like protein, with protein MNSLPVERSTSYCCERLRSVAQNGSPAAADWERCVPVELVDTVTGRTPHQSTEVRFGWSPEYLHIRFVCQDDHVVSDFTERDQPLYEQDVVELFIDEQGDGRKYMELEISPHNVIFDALIHNNDEGSAFQADVTWQLKGLQTSVEVDRQGHRVYLIHIPASNFQSPLTKGVCWRVNVYRIDENEQGNREYQAWQPTGAVNFHLPARFGYFQLG; from the coding sequence ATGAACTCTCTCCCGGTGGAACGGAGCACGAGTTATTGCTGCGAACGACTCAGGTCCGTTGCACAGAATGGATCTCCCGCGGCTGCGGATTGGGAGCGATGTGTTCCAGTGGAACTGGTGGACACGGTAACAGGCAGGACACCTCATCAATCTACAGAAGTTCGATTTGGCTGGAGTCCCGAATACTTGCATATTCGCTTTGTATGCCAGGATGATCACGTCGTATCTGATTTCACGGAAAGGGATCAGCCATTGTATGAGCAGGATGTGGTTGAACTGTTCATTGATGAACAGGGTGATGGCAGGAAATACATGGAACTTGAGATCAGTCCGCACAATGTGATATTTGATGCACTCATTCACAATAACGACGAAGGTTCAGCATTCCAGGCAGATGTAACCTGGCAGTTGAAGGGGTTGCAAACGTCTGTAGAAGTGGATCGCCAGGGCCATCGGGTGTATCTGATCCATATTCCCGCCAGTAACTTCCAGTCACCCCTGACTAAAGGGGTGTGCTGGAGGGTCAACGTGTACCGAATTGATGAGAATGAACAGGGAAATCGGGAGTATCAGGCATGGCAGCCCACAGGGGCTGTAAACTTTCATTTGCCTGCCCGGTTTGGTTATTTTCAATTGGGATAG
- a CDS encoding helix-turn-helix domain-containing protein → MSLQQAIYPLQRTVTYKEWSPNVHYAQFQSLPPGKLAKRRLYDFELLYVSQGEAATYMNDINFILKAGQLILLPAGVYHQNEVVSSPEARFIGIHFDFFNELTIQTEADMVVNEETVMHHKFAVEACAEGMTPLSFNPVYTPSPAAVQLMEQLVHEFTMRPPGYELVCKALMLQILTHLLRSSWRSSSRHDSVHGEKLLELMKHIEAAPSNPWTNSGIAKQLNLSVDHMAKLFKQIAGMPPNEYIQSIRLSEARKLLRETDHSIEAVGVQSGYPDIHYFSRMFRKYEGISPGNTGSCPKCYKKGADCLVQSAPCFLKYHEQHK, encoded by the coding sequence ATGTCTCTGCAACAAGCGATATATCCTCTGCAACGAACCGTCACTTACAAGGAATGGTCACCCAACGTGCATTATGCTCAATTCCAGAGCCTTCCTCCCGGCAAACTGGCAAAGCGGCGTTTGTATGATTTTGAACTTCTGTACGTCTCTCAAGGCGAAGCTGCAACTTATATGAACGATATTAATTTTATTCTGAAGGCTGGTCAGCTAATCTTGCTGCCTGCCGGTGTCTATCATCAAAATGAGGTGGTTTCCAGCCCGGAAGCACGTTTCATTGGCATCCATTTTGATTTCTTCAACGAATTGACCATTCAGACCGAGGCCGATATGGTTGTGAACGAAGAGACTGTTATGCATCATAAATTCGCAGTGGAAGCTTGCGCAGAAGGCATGACGCCGCTATCTTTTAATCCGGTGTATACCCCTTCTCCAGCTGCCGTGCAGCTTATGGAACAATTAGTTCATGAGTTTACGATGCGCCCACCGGGATATGAACTGGTATGCAAAGCCTTGATGCTGCAAATATTGACCCATCTGCTGCGTTCATCATGGCGTAGTTCGTCACGCCATGATTCGGTACACGGAGAGAAGCTGCTTGAGCTCATGAAACATATAGAGGCCGCTCCTTCCAATCCGTGGACCAATTCGGGCATCGCCAAACAATTAAATCTGAGTGTGGATCACATGGCCAAATTGTTCAAACAGATTGCGGGCATGCCGCCCAATGAATACATTCAATCCATCCGTCTAAGCGAGGCACGTAAGTTGCTGCGGGAAACCGATCATTCCATTGAGGCGGTCGGTGTACAAAGCGGTTACCCGGACATTCATTATTTCAGCCGCATGTTCCGCAAATATGAAGGCATTTCCCCCGGGAATACCGGAAGTTGTCCAAAATGCTATAAAAAAGGAGCAGACTGCCTAGTGCAGTCTGCTCCTTGCTTTTTGAAATATCACGAACAACATAAATAG
- the arr gene encoding NAD(+)--rifampin ADP-ribosyltransferase yields the protein MNDPKNVLDHGPFFHGTKAELNIGDLLEPQYLSNYQDKKSNHIYFTGTLNAAKWGAELAKTNARERIYIVEPLGDFENDPNLTDQRFPGNPTRSYRSKSPLKIVAELASWERHSDEEINHMLSSLKKLSEEGKNVIYD from the coding sequence ATGAATGACCCCAAAAATGTCTTAGATCATGGACCCTTTTTTCATGGTACTAAAGCAGAACTGAACATTGGAGATTTATTGGAACCGCAATACTTATCCAACTACCAAGATAAAAAATCTAACCACATTTACTTTACCGGAACATTAAATGCTGCCAAGTGGGGTGCTGAGTTAGCAAAAACGAATGCCAGAGAAAGAATCTACATTGTAGAACCATTAGGAGATTTTGAAAATGATCCTAACTTAACGGATCAAAGATTCCCCGGCAACCCAACACGCTCGTATCGATCTAAATCACCTCTAAAAATAGTAGCGGAATTAGCTTCCTGGGAAAGACACTCCGATGAAGAGATCAATCATATGCTTTCCTCTTTAAAGAAATTAAGTGAAGAAGGGAAAAATGTGATCTACGATTAA
- a CDS encoding LacI family DNA-binding transcriptional regulator has product MAKLKDIADRVGVSISTVSRVMKNDVNRSVSDETRKKIWDTAEELGYRSQRPAKKKKTEPKTAYAIGCVVAIPQNKYNSPYFSVIMEGIEKQLAEAGMRLEFVYSIENDGDTVQLQSLVKEHRIDGMIVVERIDPEAYRWLKANVRTVVGVDITDPDIPVVGYDREEAAREATNHLIEQGHRIIAYIGGAEYKNDFREEKRFLGYQRAMNGAGLTIDDHWVIDVKWDVSLSYELTKQAFTNNANRPTAIFAASDMMAIAAMRAATEQGLRIPEDIAFFGVDNIEISEFTSPPLSTIHVPKLEMGMFAVKQLLDYLDHQYEVAVKMIVPYRCIFRQSSNGKIE; this is encoded by the coding sequence ATGGCAAAATTGAAGGATATTGCAGACCGCGTTGGTGTATCGATCTCTACCGTTTCACGTGTGATGAAGAACGATGTCAATCGATCGGTCAGCGATGAAACCCGCAAAAAGATCTGGGACACTGCTGAGGAGCTGGGTTATCGCTCACAGCGTCCAGCCAAGAAAAAGAAGACTGAACCTAAAACGGCTTATGCAATTGGTTGTGTGGTCGCCATTCCGCAGAACAAATACAACAGTCCTTATTTTTCAGTCATTATGGAAGGCATTGAGAAGCAGCTTGCTGAAGCGGGCATGCGGCTGGAATTTGTGTATAGCATCGAGAACGATGGAGATACCGTACAATTACAATCTCTGGTGAAGGAACATCGGATTGATGGCATGATTGTAGTGGAACGAATTGACCCGGAAGCTTATCGCTGGCTCAAAGCCAATGTACGGACTGTTGTTGGAGTGGACATTACAGACCCGGACATTCCAGTCGTTGGTTATGACCGTGAAGAGGCGGCGAGAGAGGCCACGAATCATCTGATTGAGCAAGGACATCGGATCATTGCCTACATTGGCGGTGCGGAGTACAAGAATGATTTTCGTGAGGAAAAACGTTTCCTTGGATACCAACGTGCGATGAATGGTGCGGGATTAACGATTGATGATCACTGGGTCATTGATGTGAAATGGGATGTTTCGCTGAGTTATGAATTGACCAAGCAGGCATTTACCAATAATGCGAATAGACCTACAGCCATTTTTGCCGCCAGTGATATGATGGCCATTGCAGCCATGCGCGCTGCAACAGAACAGGGACTCCGCATTCCGGAGGATATCGCATTTTTTGGGGTGGATAATATTGAAATCTCCGAATTCACCTCTCCGCCATTATCGACCATTCATGTACCGAAGCTGGAGATGGGCATGTTCGCGGTTAAGCAGCTGCTCGATTATCTGGATCATCAATATGAAGTGGCTGTCAAAATGATCGTTCCGTACCGCTGCATATTCCGCCAATCTTCCAATGGCAAAATAGAATAG
- a CDS encoding extracellular solute-binding protein has translation MFKTSYAYVEKYAELGIFKELDGLLAENQFDLNNVDKSLLGLHQYQGKQVSLPIDANVIVWYYNKAIFENETTNPHDAPVPSLEPTWDEITDIATKLTLDKNGKSADEAGFDAGNIKQWGLSISPGSTMDWFLEPELWSNGAKLVNDDGSLALETPEAMEVLNYFIDLTKNKKINTTPAQIEGLGGQVNLAITTSKVAMNPGGSWNTTNYQEAGVDYGISYLPKFKTNQTVVQPAGLAISSNTKHEEAAIQAACLACGSGWTD, from the coding sequence GTGTTCAAAACGAGTTATGCATACGTGGAGAAATACGCCGAACTGGGTATTTTCAAGGAATTGGATGGCTTGCTGGCAGAAAATCAGTTTGATCTGAACAATGTGGACAAAAGTCTGCTGGGTCTTCACCAGTATCAGGGTAAACAAGTATCCTTACCTATCGATGCCAACGTCATCGTCTGGTATTACAACAAGGCGATCTTTGAGAATGAAACCACGAATCCTCATGATGCCCCCGTGCCTTCGCTCGAGCCCACATGGGATGAAATTACCGATATTGCAACCAAGCTAACGCTGGATAAGAACGGGAAAAGCGCAGACGAAGCGGGTTTTGATGCCGGAAACATCAAGCAATGGGGCTTGTCCATTTCACCAGGATCAACGATGGATTGGTTTTTGGAGCCGGAACTGTGGTCCAATGGTGCGAAGCTGGTGAATGATGATGGTTCCCTTGCGCTTGAGACACCTGAAGCGATGGAAGTACTGAACTATTTTATCGACTTGACCAAAAATAAAAAGATCAACACCACACCTGCACAGATTGAAGGTTTAGGTGGACAGGTGAATCTTGCGATTACGACATCCAAAGTAGCCATGAATCCGGGTGGCAGCTGGAATACAACCAACTACCAGGAGGCTGGCGTAGATTACGGCATCTCGTATTTGCCCAAATTCAAAACAAACCAAACTGTTGTTCAGCCGGCAGGTCTTGCGATCAGTTCCAACACCAAGCATGAAGAGGCAGCGATACAAGCTGCTTGCCTGGCTTGCGGGTCCGGATGGACAGACTGA